A genomic stretch from Pseudoliparis swirei isolate HS2019 ecotype Mariana Trench chromosome 18, NWPU_hadal_v1, whole genome shotgun sequence includes:
- the LOC130208343 gene encoding pre-miRNA 5'-monophosphate methyltransferase isoform X1 → MYFGVAPLTMATCSPSSVADGGINDPGAAPYGNFMNYYTFNPPENRLSLIPSTLLQDLGHGGGLQTTLLLDVGCNSGELSVAFYKHLVPAPASREESDESRVHLLGLDLDETLVQRAQQNNPLPGNISFIPLDITKGADRLREYLDRHGASRFHLCLCLAVTMWVHLNHGDSGLLRLLSGLASVSQHLLLEAQPWKCYRSAARRLRKLGRSDFDHFKSLKVRGDVAEHAREHLERNCGMELVQSFGSTTWDRKLLLFRRRSTSRHLEPLFGCFWSRPKSRPMFLDMNATPASRFQTEVFYLSLVVLGDVLCHIFFG, encoded by the exons ATGTATTTTGGAGTCGCACCCCTTACGATGGCAACATGCTCGCCCAGTAGCGTAGCTGACGGAGGAATAAATGACCCAGGAGCCGCTCCCTACGGCAACTTCATGAACTATTACACCTTCAATCCTCCGGAAAACCGCCTGAGCCTGATCCCCTCGACATTACTCCAGGATTTAGGCCACGGCGGCGGCCTCCAGACCACCCTGCTCCTGGACGTCGGGTGTAACTCTGGG GAACTGAGCGTCGCCTTCTACAAGCATCTGGTTCCGGCGCCTGCGAGCCGAGAGGAGTCGGACGAGAGCAGAGTCCATCTGCTGGGCTTGGACCTGGACGAGACCCTCGTCCAGAGGGCTCAGCAGAACAACCCTCTGCCCGGCAACATCTCCTTCATCCCCCTGGACATCACCAAAGGCGCCGACCGGCTCCGGGAGTACCTCGACCGGCACGGCGCCTCCCGCTTCCACCTGTGTCTGTGCCTGGCCGTCACCATGTGGGTCCACCTGAACCACGGGGACTCCGGCCTGCTCCGGCTGCTCTCTGGCCTGGCCTCCGTCAGCCAGCACCTCCTGCTGGAGGCGCAGCCCTGGAAGTGCTACCGCTCCGCAGCCCGGCGGCTGAGGAAGCTGGGCCGCTCCGACTTTGACCACTTCAAGAGCCTGAAGGTCCGGGGGGACGTCGCCGAGCACGCCAGGGAGCACCTGGAGAGAAACTGCGGCATGGAGCTCGTCCAGAGCTTCGGCAGCACCACGTGGGACCGCAAGCTGCTCCTTTTCAGAAGGAG aTCGACGTCACGTCACCTCGAGCCCTTGTTCGGATGCTTTTGGAGCCGACCGAAGAGTCGCCCGATGTTCCTCGACATGAACGCCACACCGGCCAGTCGTTTCCAAACAGAGGTATTTTATTTGTCTCTTGTCGTTTTGGGAGACGTGTTGTGTCACATTTTTTTTGGGTAA
- the LOC130208343 gene encoding pre-miRNA 5'-monophosphate methyltransferase isoform X2, whose translation MYFGVAPLTMATCSPSSVADGGINDPGAAPYGNFMNYYTFNPPENRLSLIPSTLLQDLGHGGGLQTTLLLDVGCNSGELSVAFYKHLVPAPASREESDESRVHLLGLDLDETLVQRAQQNNPLPGNISFIPLDITKGADRLREYLDRHGASRFHLCLCLAVTMWVHLNHGDSGLLRLLSGLASVSQHLLLEAQPWKCYRSAARRLRKLGRSDFDHFKSLKVRGDVAEHAREHLERNCGMELVQSFGSTTWDRKLLLFRRRCIIRMLKKITSCTTRFAINVQNYKSKLEHNPLIFIILITEY comes from the exons ATGTATTTTGGAGTCGCACCCCTTACGATGGCAACATGCTCGCCCAGTAGCGTAGCTGACGGAGGAATAAATGACCCAGGAGCCGCTCCCTACGGCAACTTCATGAACTATTACACCTTCAATCCTCCGGAAAACCGCCTGAGCCTGATCCCCTCGACATTACTCCAGGATTTAGGCCACGGCGGCGGCCTCCAGACCACCCTGCTCCTGGACGTCGGGTGTAACTCTGGG GAACTGAGCGTCGCCTTCTACAAGCATCTGGTTCCGGCGCCTGCGAGCCGAGAGGAGTCGGACGAGAGCAGAGTCCATCTGCTGGGCTTGGACCTGGACGAGACCCTCGTCCAGAGGGCTCAGCAGAACAACCCTCTGCCCGGCAACATCTCCTTCATCCCCCTGGACATCACCAAAGGCGCCGACCGGCTCCGGGAGTACCTCGACCGGCACGGCGCCTCCCGCTTCCACCTGTGTCTGTGCCTGGCCGTCACCATGTGGGTCCACCTGAACCACGGGGACTCCGGCCTGCTCCGGCTGCTCTCTGGCCTGGCCTCCGTCAGCCAGCACCTCCTGCTGGAGGCGCAGCCCTGGAAGTGCTACCGCTCCGCAGCCCGGCGGCTGAGGAAGCTGGGCCGCTCCGACTTTGACCACTTCAAGAGCCTGAAGGTCCGGGGGGACGTCGCCGAGCACGCCAGGGAGCACCTGGAGAGAAACTGCGGCATGGAGCTCGTCCAGAGCTTCGGCAGCACCACGTGGGACCGCAAGCTGCTCCTTTTCAGAAGGAG gtGTATCATTCGAATGTTAAAAAAGATAACCAGCTGTACAACCCGTTTCGCCATCAACGTGCAGAACTACAAATCAAAACTTGAGCACAATCCGTTAATTTTCATCATTTTAATTACAGAATACTAA
- the LOC130208343 gene encoding pre-miRNA 5'-monophosphate methyltransferase isoform X3: MYFGVAPLTMATCSPSSVADGGINDPGAAPYGNFMNYYTFNPPENRLSLIPSTLLQDLGHGGGLQTTLLLDVGCNSGELSVAFYKHLVPAPASREESDESRVHLLGLDLDETLVQRAQQNNPLPGNISFIPLDITKGADRLREYLDRHGASRFHLCLCLAVTMWVHLNHGDSGLLRLLSGLASVSQHLLLEAQPWKCYRSAARRLRKLGRSDFDHFKSLKVRGDVAEHAREHLERNCGMELVQSFGSTTWDRKLLLFRRSLFFLQVYHSNVKKDNQLYNPFRHQRAELQIKT, encoded by the exons ATGTATTTTGGAGTCGCACCCCTTACGATGGCAACATGCTCGCCCAGTAGCGTAGCTGACGGAGGAATAAATGACCCAGGAGCCGCTCCCTACGGCAACTTCATGAACTATTACACCTTCAATCCTCCGGAAAACCGCCTGAGCCTGATCCCCTCGACATTACTCCAGGATTTAGGCCACGGCGGCGGCCTCCAGACCACCCTGCTCCTGGACGTCGGGTGTAACTCTGGG GAACTGAGCGTCGCCTTCTACAAGCATCTGGTTCCGGCGCCTGCGAGCCGAGAGGAGTCGGACGAGAGCAGAGTCCATCTGCTGGGCTTGGACCTGGACGAGACCCTCGTCCAGAGGGCTCAGCAGAACAACCCTCTGCCCGGCAACATCTCCTTCATCCCCCTGGACATCACCAAAGGCGCCGACCGGCTCCGGGAGTACCTCGACCGGCACGGCGCCTCCCGCTTCCACCTGTGTCTGTGCCTGGCCGTCACCATGTGGGTCCACCTGAACCACGGGGACTCCGGCCTGCTCCGGCTGCTCTCTGGCCTGGCCTCCGTCAGCCAGCACCTCCTGCTGGAGGCGCAGCCCTGGAAGTGCTACCGCTCCGCAGCCCGGCGGCTGAGGAAGCTGGGCCGCTCCGACTTTGACCACTTCAAGAGCCTGAAGGTCCGGGGGGACGTCGCCGAGCACGCCAGGGAGCACCTGGAGAGAAACTGCGGCATGGAGCTCGTCCAGAGCTTCGGCAGCACCACGTGGGACCGCAAGCTGCTCCTTTTCAGAAGGAG tttgttttttcttcaggtGTATCATTCGAATGTTAAAAAAGATAACCAGCTGTACAACCCGTTTCGCCATCAACGTGCAGAACTACAAATCAAAACTTGA
- the LOC130209079 gene encoding cytochrome c oxidase assembly protein COX14 homolog has translation MVSGKRLADLGYRTFSASMMLLTVYGGYLCAMRGYRFVQKQKALKLAAENQDPELLKE, from the coding sequence atgGTGTCTGGAAAGCGCCTGGCTGACCTCGGCTACCGGACGTTTTCCGCCTCGATGATGCTGCTGACGGTCTACGGAGGCTACCTGTGCGCGATGCGCGGGTACCGCTTCGTGCAGAAGCAGAAAGCCCTGAAGCTGGCAGCGGAGAACCAGGACCCTGAACTCCTCAAAGAGTGa